In the genome of Streptomyces sp. NBC_00190, one region contains:
- a CDS encoding zinc-dependent metalloprotease has product MTSISGAEMVDWNLAVATATRLVRPGPEVSRDEARAVVAELRGHARTSERHVREFTRMIQDGTPVNDTPVLVVDRAGWIKANVAGFRELLQPLLGKMQDRRDGTPGGAVFGAVGGKVTGVELGMLLSFLASRVLGQYETFAPVSRDLPGSTAQGGRLLLVAPNIVHVERELEVNPHDFRLWVCLHEETHRTQFTAVPWLRDHLEGEIQTFLGATELDPVTVLERLRDAAQSLAGARPDAERGDEGRSLVELVQTPEQREVLGRLTAAMSLLEGHADFVMDGVGPQVVPSVAEIREKFQQRRASGAGRLDAALRKLLGLDAKLRQYRDGERFVRAVVGQVGMDGFNRVWTSPNTLPTKAEIAQPADWVARVHRKGSEESEKA; this is encoded by the coding sequence ATGACGAGCATCAGTGGTGCGGAGATGGTCGACTGGAACCTCGCGGTGGCGACCGCGACCCGGCTGGTGCGGCCCGGCCCGGAGGTCAGCCGGGACGAGGCCCGGGCCGTCGTCGCGGAACTGCGCGGGCACGCCAGGACCTCGGAACGGCACGTGCGCGAGTTCACGCGGATGATCCAGGACGGGACGCCCGTCAACGACACCCCGGTCCTGGTCGTCGACCGGGCCGGCTGGATCAAGGCCAACGTGGCCGGCTTCCGCGAACTGCTCCAGCCGCTCCTCGGCAAGATGCAGGACCGCCGTGACGGCACTCCCGGCGGGGCCGTGTTCGGCGCGGTCGGCGGCAAGGTCACCGGCGTCGAGCTGGGCATGCTGCTCAGCTTCCTGGCCTCCCGGGTCCTCGGCCAGTACGAGACCTTCGCGCCGGTCTCCCGCGACCTGCCCGGCTCCACCGCGCAGGGCGGCCGGCTGCTGCTCGTCGCCCCCAACATCGTGCACGTCGAGCGCGAGCTGGAGGTGAACCCGCACGACTTCCGGCTGTGGGTCTGCCTGCACGAGGAGACGCACCGTACCCAGTTCACGGCCGTCCCGTGGCTCCGCGACCACCTCGAAGGCGAAATCCAGACGTTCCTCGGCGCCACCGAACTGGACCCGGTGACCGTCCTGGAGCGCCTGCGCGACGCCGCCCAGTCCTTGGCGGGCGCCCGCCCCGACGCGGAGCGCGGCGACGAGGGCCGCTCCCTCGTCGAACTCGTGCAGACCCCCGAGCAGCGGGAGGTGCTCGGCCGCCTCACCGCCGCCATGTCCCTGCTGGAGGGCCACGCCGACTTCGTCATGGACGGGGTCGGCCCCCAGGTGGTGCCCTCGGTCGCCGAGATCCGGGAGAAGTTCCAGCAGCGCCGGGCCAGCGGGGCGGGCCGCCTCGACGCCGCCCTGCGCAAGCTGCTCGGCCTCGACGCCAAGCTGCGCCAGTACCGCGACGGTGAGCGCTTCGTGCGCGCCGTCGTCGGCCAGGTCGGCATGGACGGCTTCAACCGCGTCTGGACCTCTCCGAACACACTGCCGACCAAGGCGGAGATCGCCCAGCCGGCGGACTGGGTGGCCAGGGTCCACCGCAAGGGGAGCGAAGAGAGCGAAAAGGCGTGA
- the tilS gene encoding tRNA lysidine(34) synthetase TilS, with product MGPHPAVAAIRLAVRRVLHDVLTDLTDSSADTRGGAPLPLVLVACSGGADSMALASALAFEAPKLGIRAGGITVDHGLQAGSDLRAAEVVTRMTALGLDPVESAAVRVGREGGPEAAARDARYGALDEAADRLGAAAVLLGHTRDDQAETVLLGLARGSGIRSLSGMAEVSGGPGRSHRYRRPFLQIDRQTARKACMVQSLPVWDDPHNIDPAYTRSRLRHEGLPALEKALGKGVVEALARTAQLSRDDADALDAWAAEAETGVRDEDGRLECAKLYALPPAVRRRVLRRAVVAAGSPSGSLFARHIEEVDRLITGWRGQGAINLPGRVEAQRQGGRLVIRQG from the coding sequence ATGGGTCCCCATCCTGCGGTCGCGGCGATACGCCTGGCGGTCCGCCGCGTACTCCACGACGTCCTCACCGACCTCACCGACAGTTCCGCCGACACCCGCGGGGGAGCGCCCCTGCCACTCGTCCTCGTCGCCTGCTCCGGCGGCGCCGACTCCATGGCCCTCGCCTCGGCCCTCGCCTTCGAGGCCCCCAAGCTCGGCATCCGGGCCGGCGGCATCACCGTCGACCACGGGCTCCAGGCCGGCTCCGACCTGCGCGCCGCAGAGGTCGTCACCCGCATGACCGCCCTCGGCCTCGACCCGGTGGAGTCCGCCGCCGTGCGCGTCGGCCGCGAGGGCGGACCCGAGGCCGCCGCCCGCGACGCCCGCTACGGGGCCCTGGACGAGGCCGCCGACCGGCTGGGCGCTGCCGCCGTGCTGCTCGGCCACACCCGGGACGATCAAGCCGAAACCGTCCTGCTGGGCCTCGCCCGCGGTTCCGGCATCCGCTCGCTCTCCGGCATGGCAGAGGTGTCCGGCGGTCCCGGCCGCAGCCACCGCTACCGCCGCCCCTTCCTCCAGATCGACCGGCAGACCGCCCGTAAGGCCTGCATGGTCCAGTCGCTCCCCGTCTGGGACGACCCGCACAACATCGACCCCGCCTACACCCGCTCCCGCCTGCGCCACGAGGGACTGCCCGCCCTGGAGAAGGCGCTGGGCAAGGGGGTCGTCGAGGCGCTCGCCCGCACCGCCCAGCTCTCCCGCGACGACGCCGACGCCCTGGACGCCTGGGCCGCGGAGGCGGAGACCGGCGTACGGGACGAGGACGGCCGCCTGGAGTGCGCGAAGCTGTACGCCCTGCCCCCGGCCGTCCGCCGCCGGGTGCTGCGCAGGGCCGTGGTCGCCGCCGGTTCCCCCTCGGGCTCGCTCTTCGCCCGCCACATCGAGGAAGTGGACCGCCTCATCACCGGGTGGCGCGGTCAGGGCGCCATCAACCTGCCCGGCCGGGTCGAGGCCCAGCGGCAGGGTGGCAGACTGGTCATCCGGCAGGGCTGA
- the hpt gene encoding hypoxanthine phosphoribosyltransferase, whose product MRVDEKDMGGDLQSVLITKEEIDAKLAELAAKIDAEYAGKDLLIVGVLKGAVMVMADLARALSTPLTMDWMAVSSYGAGTQSSGVVRILKDLDTDIKDKHVLIVEDIIDSGLTLSWLLSNLGSRQPASLEVVTLLRKPEAAKVAIDVKWVGFDIPNEFVVGYGLDYAEKYRNLPFVGTLAPHVYGG is encoded by the coding sequence ATGCGGGTGGACGAGAAGGACATGGGCGGCGACCTCCAGTCGGTGCTCATCACCAAGGAAGAGATCGACGCGAAGCTGGCCGAGCTGGCCGCGAAGATCGACGCGGAGTACGCGGGCAAGGACCTGCTCATCGTCGGCGTCCTCAAGGGCGCGGTGATGGTGATGGCGGACCTGGCGCGCGCCTTGTCCACCCCCCTCACCATGGACTGGATGGCGGTGTCCTCGTACGGCGCCGGGACCCAGTCCTCCGGCGTGGTGCGGATCCTCAAGGACCTGGACACCGACATCAAGGACAAGCACGTCCTGATCGTCGAGGACATCATCGACTCCGGTCTGACGCTGTCCTGGCTGCTGTCGAACCTCGGCTCGCGCCAGCCGGCCTCCCTCGAGGTCGTCACGCTGCTGCGCAAGCCCGAGGCCGCGAAGGTCGCGATCGACGTGAAGTGGGTCGGCTTCGACATCCCGAACGAGTTCGTCGTGGGCTACGGCCTCGACTACGCGGAGAAGTACCGCAACCTGCCGTTCGTCGGCACGCTCGCCCCGCACGTCTACGGCGGCTGA
- the ftsH gene encoding ATP-dependent zinc metalloprotease FtsH translates to MDVKRYFRGPVMWIVLAVLAVVVLMNVVGSGGGYKSVDTSEVIKAINSGQVETAKLTTGDSQMIKIELKKDQKLGKHDGTKFQANYIGDQGVQLAQNLQTKYEAGQIPDGYSVTPDKTSPFLSVLLSLLPFVLIVVVFLFLMNQMQGGGSRVMNFGKSKAKLITKDTPKTTFADVAGADEAVEELHEIKEFLQEPAKFQAVGAKIPKGVLLYGPPGTGKTLLARAVAGEAGVPFYSISGSDFVEMFVGVGASRVRDLFEQAKANAPAIVFVDEIDAVGRHRGAGLGGGHDEREQTLNQLLVEMDGFDVKGGVILIAATNRPDILDPALLRPGRFDRQIAVDRPDMQGRLEILKVHQKGKPVAPDVDLGAVARRTPGFTGADLSNVLNEAALLTARTDKKLIDNHSLDEAIDRVVAGPQKRTRIMSDREKKITAYHEGGHALVAAASPNSDPVHKITILSRGRALGYTMVLPDEDKYSTTRNEMLDQLAYMLGGRAAEELVFHDPTTGAANDIEKATATARAMVTQYGMTERLGAIKFGGDNTEPFLGREMSHPRDYSEEVAALVDEEVKKLIETAHNEAWEILVENRDVLDNLVLALLEKETLNKEQIAEIFSTIVKRPARPAWTGSSRRTPSTRPPVLSPKELQLTNSANGTSAATAVTPVSTEKGIEVAPEDRPEA, encoded by the coding sequence ATGGACGTGAAGCGATACTTCCGTGGGCCGGTCATGTGGATCGTGCTGGCCGTCCTCGCCGTGGTCGTGTTGATGAATGTCGTCGGCTCCGGCGGCGGCTACAAGTCGGTGGACACCAGCGAGGTCATCAAGGCGATCAACAGTGGCCAGGTGGAGACAGCCAAGCTGACCACCGGCGACAGCCAGATGATCAAGATCGAGCTCAAGAAGGACCAGAAGCTCGGCAAGCACGACGGCACCAAGTTCCAGGCCAACTACATCGGGGATCAGGGCGTACAGCTCGCCCAGAACCTCCAGACCAAGTACGAAGCCGGTCAGATCCCGGACGGCTACTCCGTCACTCCGGACAAGACCAGCCCGTTCCTGAGCGTGCTGCTCTCGCTCCTGCCCTTCGTCCTCATCGTCGTGGTCTTCCTGTTCCTGATGAACCAGATGCAGGGCGGCGGCTCCCGGGTCATGAACTTCGGGAAGTCCAAGGCCAAGCTCATCACCAAGGACACCCCGAAGACGACGTTCGCCGATGTCGCGGGCGCGGACGAGGCCGTCGAGGAACTCCACGAGATCAAGGAGTTCCTCCAGGAGCCGGCGAAGTTCCAGGCCGTCGGCGCCAAGATCCCCAAGGGCGTGCTGCTGTACGGCCCGCCCGGCACCGGTAAGACCCTGCTGGCGCGCGCCGTCGCAGGCGAGGCCGGTGTCCCCTTCTACTCGATCTCCGGTTCCGACTTCGTCGAGATGTTCGTCGGTGTCGGTGCCTCGCGTGTCCGCGACCTGTTCGAGCAGGCCAAGGCCAACGCCCCGGCGATCGTCTTCGTCGACGAGATCGACGCAGTCGGCCGGCACCGCGGTGCGGGCCTCGGCGGCGGTCACGACGAGCGCGAGCAGACCCTCAACCAGCTGCTGGTCGAGATGGACGGCTTCGACGTGAAGGGCGGGGTCATCCTGATCGCCGCCACGAACCGTCCGGACATCCTCGACCCGGCGCTCCTGCGCCCGGGCCGATTCGACCGGCAGATCGCGGTCGACCGTCCCGACATGCAGGGCCGGCTGGAGATCCTCAAGGTCCACCAGAAGGGCAAGCCGGTCGCTCCGGACGTCGACCTGGGCGCGGTCGCCCGTCGTACGCCCGGCTTCACCGGTGCCGATCTCTCCAACGTCCTGAACGAGGCGGCGCTGCTGACCGCCCGTACGGACAAGAAGCTGATCGACAACCACTCGCTGGACGAGGCGATCGACCGCGTCGTGGCGGGCCCGCAGAAGCGGACCCGGATCATGTCGGACCGGGAAAAGAAGATCACCGCGTACCACGAGGGCGGACACGCCCTGGTCGCGGCGGCCTCCCCGAACTCCGACCCGGTCCACAAGATCACGATCCTGTCCCGAGGCCGGGCACTGGGCTACACCATGGTCCTGCCCGACGAGGACAAGTACTCGACCACGCGCAACGAGATGCTCGACCAGCTGGCGTACATGCTGGGCGGGCGCGCGGCCGAGGAGCTGGTCTTCCACGACCCGACCACGGGCGCGGCGAACGACATCGAGAAGGCCACCGCCACGGCGCGGGCCATGGTCACGCAGTACGGCATGACCGAGCGTCTCGGTGCGATCAAGTTCGGCGGCGACAACACCGAGCCGTTCCTGGGCCGCGAGATGTCGCACCCCCGGGACTACTCGGAAGAGGTCGCGGCGCTGGTCGACGAAGAGGTCAAGAAGCTCATCGAGACCGCGCACAACGAGGCCTGGGAGATCCTCGTCGAGAACCGCGACGTTCTCGACAACCTGGTCCTCGCCCTGCTGGAGAAGGAAACGCTGAACAAGGAGCAGATCGCCGAGATCTTCTCCACGATCGTGAAGCGCCCGGCCCGCCCCGCGTGGACCGGCTCCTCCCGCCGCACCCCCTCCACCCGTCCGCCGGTGCTCTCTCCCAAGGAGCTCCAGCTGACGAACTCGGCGAACGGCACCTCGGCGGCGACCGCCGTCACGCCGGTCTCCACGGAGAAGGGCATCGAGGTGGCCCCTGAGGACCGCCCGGAGGCCTGA
- the folE gene encoding GTP cyclohydrolase I FolE — MTDPVTLTGGEGTIGVFDEKRAEAAVRELLIAVGEDPDREGLLETPARVARAYREILAGLWQKPEDVLTTVFDLGHDELVLVKEIEIVSLCEHHLLPFHGVAHVGYIPAENGKITGLSKLARLVDVYARRPQVQERLTTQIADSLMEILDARGAIVVIEAEHMCMSVRGIRKPGAKTTTSAVRGQLRATATRAEAMSLIMAR, encoded by the coding sequence ATGACGGACCCAGTGACCCTGACCGGCGGCGAGGGCACGATCGGCGTGTTCGACGAGAAGCGCGCCGAGGCGGCGGTCCGTGAACTCCTGATCGCGGTCGGCGAGGACCCGGACCGCGAGGGCCTTCTGGAGACCCCGGCGCGCGTGGCGCGGGCGTACCGGGAGATCCTGGCCGGTCTGTGGCAGAAGCCCGAGGACGTGCTGACCACAGTGTTCGACCTGGGACACGACGAGCTGGTCCTCGTGAAGGAGATCGAAATCGTATCTCTGTGTGAACATCACCTGCTGCCGTTCCACGGTGTCGCCCACGTCGGCTACATCCCGGCGGAGAACGGCAAGATCACCGGCCTGTCGAAGCTGGCCCGCCTCGTGGACGTCTACGCTCGCCGCCCGCAGGTGCAGGAACGTCTTACTACGCAGATAGCGGACTCCCTGATGGAGATCCTCGACGCGCGCGGTGCCATCGTGGTGATCGAAGCCGAGCACATGTGCATGTCGGTCCGCGGCATCCGCAAGCCGGGTGCCAAGACCACCACGTCCGCGGTCCGCGGCCAGCTCCGCGCCACGGCCACCCGAGCTGAGGCCATGAGCCTCATCATGGCGCGCTAG
- a CDS encoding DUF3180 domain-containing protein, with the protein MKQLRPAVLAGIFVVAGVLSWAGARLWNAYGTLPGVPLAAPIVLGVIAAVLLATALSMRSRLKAQRERRPGAKGVEPLMAARAVVFGQASALVAALVAGAYGGVGVFLLTDSLDVPARRDQAWYAGFSVLAGAAVIAAALFLEHVLKLPEDDDHTPESPARA; encoded by the coding sequence GTGAAGCAACTGAGGCCTGCGGTCCTGGCGGGGATCTTCGTCGTCGCCGGGGTCCTGTCCTGGGCGGGTGCCCGGCTCTGGAACGCGTACGGCACGCTGCCGGGCGTTCCGCTGGCCGCGCCGATCGTCCTGGGCGTCATCGCCGCGGTGCTGCTGGCGACGGCCCTGTCGATGCGCTCCCGCCTCAAGGCGCAGCGCGAGCGACGGCCGGGGGCCAAGGGCGTGGAGCCTCTGATGGCGGCCCGCGCGGTCGTCTTCGGCCAGGCCAGCGCACTGGTGGCGGCCCTGGTGGCCGGCGCGTACGGCGGTGTCGGCGTCTTCCTGCTGACCGACTCCCTCGACGTCCCCGCCCGCCGCGACCAGGCCTGGTACGCAGGCTTCTCGGTCCTGGCGGGCGCGGCGGTCATCGCCGCCGCCCTCTTCCTGGAGCACGTCCTCAAGCTCCCCGAGGACGACGACCACACCCCCGAGTCCCCGGCCCGCGCCTAG